The Verrucomicrobium spinosum DSM 4136 = JCM 18804 genome includes a region encoding these proteins:
- a CDS encoding type I restriction-modification system subunit M, whose amino-acid sequence MPDHHDLANLVWQIADLLRGPYTPPQYERVMLPMTVLRRFDCVLARTKAKVLAEHSRRKDGKVQGDGLDQLLNKAAGQRFHNRSPLDFDKLKGDSDNIEKHLVSYIKGFSANVRTIFDYFEFEKEIEKMRESNLLYLIVSKFSEVDLDPVRVRSEEMGLIFENLIRRFYEQANETAGDHFTPREVIRLMAGLLFINDDDLLSTPGAVRKLLDPACGTGGMLAEAQNYMREHHAAAQLYTYGQDYNKRAFATAASEMLIKEVAHNGSGDNVRFGDIFTDDRFKDETFDYVIANPPFGVDWKKQQREVVREHDSGKGRFNAGLPRVNDGSLLFVQHMISKFEPVLPHLEKHGSRMAVVLSGSPLFTGGAGSGESEIRKWIIESDWLEAIIALPEQMFYNTGIGTYIWLLTNRKEKRRKGKIRLVDARSFWKPGGSEENRRSLGDKRRHISAAQIEQILKLYDHRQDGEHSKTFDNADFGYTRVTVERPLQDEAGVIQKDKHGKPKPDAKLRDFENIPLKEDINAYFKREVLPHVPDAWMDRSKDKVGYEINFNRHFYKFTPPRDLAEIDAEIEIAEKEFMRLFKEVTLQ is encoded by the coding sequence ATGCCTGATCACCACGACCTCGCCAATCTCGTCTGGCAAATCGCCGACCTGCTGCGTGGCCCCTACACGCCTCCTCAGTACGAACGCGTTATGCTGCCCATGACGGTGCTGCGCCGGTTCGACTGCGTCCTTGCCCGCACCAAAGCAAAGGTTTTGGCTGAGCACTCCCGCCGCAAGGACGGCAAGGTGCAGGGGGACGGCTTGGACCAACTGCTGAACAAGGCCGCCGGACAGCGCTTCCACAACCGTTCCCCGCTCGACTTCGACAAGCTCAAGGGTGACTCTGACAATATCGAGAAACATCTTGTGAGCTATATCAAGGGCTTCTCCGCCAACGTTCGCACCATCTTCGACTACTTCGAGTTTGAGAAGGAGATCGAGAAGATGCGGGAGTCCAATCTTCTCTACCTCATTGTCTCCAAGTTCAGCGAAGTGGACCTCGACCCCGTAAGGGTGCGCAGTGAGGAGATGGGGCTCATCTTTGAGAACCTCATCCGCCGCTTCTACGAGCAAGCCAACGAGACGGCTGGAGACCACTTCACCCCGCGGGAGGTCATCCGGCTCATGGCCGGGCTGCTCTTCATCAATGACGATGACCTGCTCAGCACCCCAGGTGCCGTGCGAAAGCTGCTGGACCCTGCCTGCGGCACCGGCGGCATGCTGGCAGAGGCGCAGAACTACATGCGCGAGCACCACGCCGCCGCCCAGCTCTACACCTACGGGCAGGACTACAACAAGCGCGCCTTCGCCACCGCCGCCTCAGAGATGCTCATCAAGGAGGTGGCTCACAATGGCAGCGGGGACAACGTACGCTTTGGCGACATCTTCACCGACGACCGCTTCAAAGACGAGACCTTCGACTACGTCATCGCCAACCCGCCCTTCGGCGTGGACTGGAAGAAACAACAGCGGGAGGTCGTACGCGAACACGACAGCGGCAAGGGCCGCTTCAACGCCGGGCTGCCACGGGTGAATGACGGCAGCCTGCTCTTCGTGCAGCACATGATCAGCAAGTTCGAGCCCGTCCTGCCCCATCTGGAGAAGCACGGCTCCCGCATGGCCGTCGTCCTCAGCGGCTCTCCGCTTTTCACCGGCGGCGCGGGCAGCGGCGAGAGCGAGATCCGCAAATGGATCATTGAGAGTGACTGGCTGGAGGCCATCATCGCCCTCCCGGAGCAGATGTTTTACAACACCGGCATCGGCACCTACATCTGGCTCCTCACCAACCGGAAGGAGAAGCGCCGCAAAGGCAAGATCCGGCTCGTGGACGCACGTAGTTTCTGGAAACCCGGCGGTTCCGAGGAGAACCGCCGCAGCCTGGGCGACAAACGGCGGCATATCAGCGCCGCGCAAATCGAACAAATCCTGAAACTCTACGACCACCGTCAGGACGGTGAACACAGCAAGACCTTTGACAACGCGGACTTCGGCTACACGCGCGTCACCGTGGAGCGCCCCTTGCAAGACGAGGCTGGCGTCATTCAGAAAGACAAGCACGGCAAACCCAAGCCCGACGCCAAGCTCCGCGACTTTGAGAACATCCCGCTCAAGGAAGACATCAACGCCTACTTCAAGCGCGAAGTGCTGCCTCACGTCCCAGACGCCTGGATGGACCGCAGCAAAGACAAGGTGGGATACGAGATCAACTTCAACCGCCACTTCTACAAGTTCACCCCACCGCGTGACCTCGCGGAGATCGATGCGGAGATTGAGATCGCGGAGAAGGAGTTCATGAGGTTGTTCAAGGAGGTGACCCTACAATGA
- a CDS encoding restriction endonuclease subunit S has translation MNKKPTSSKVLNGSYSPANTWNAAPLKRWTTSIQTGPFGSQLHHEDYLRGGHPVINPSHLINGYINPDDECAVSKEKFEELIRHELLEGDMVFARRGELGRCGLVTHSQHGFLCGTGSIRVRPDRGSLQPTYLRWFMQTKAVAEWLSLESVGTTMDNLGAETVAELPIQAPSPPRQHSIATYLDRETKRIDELVSVKERLLELVAEKRRALITRAVTRGLNPKAALRDSGIPWLGAIPEHWQVERSKWLFTERDERSSTGEEEMLTVSHLTGVTPRAEKDVNMFEAETTEGYKLCQPNDLVINTLWAWMGAMGTARAPGMVSPAYHVYTPGDRLDSDYVDALVRIPIFAQEAIRFSKGVWSSRLRLYPEGLYEIWFPVPPLEEQRAIVTHIARETAKLDALRASAERTIALLKERRAALISAAVTGKIAIPDSID, from the coding sequence ATGAACAAGAAGCCAACTAGTTCGAAAGTGCTCAATGGGTCTTATTCACCAGCGAATACATGGAATGCAGCTCCACTTAAACGTTGGACGACATCCATCCAAACTGGGCCTTTTGGAAGCCAACTACACCACGAGGACTATCTGCGCGGTGGCCACCCCGTCATCAATCCATCGCATTTGATCAACGGCTACATCAATCCGGATGATGAATGCGCCGTGTCCAAAGAGAAATTCGAAGAACTTATCCGACATGAACTGCTCGAAGGCGATATGGTGTTTGCAAGGCGAGGCGAACTCGGGCGCTGTGGATTGGTGACACATTCACAACACGGCTTTCTCTGCGGCACTGGCAGTATAAGAGTACGCCCTGATCGCGGGAGTTTGCAGCCAACATATTTGCGCTGGTTCATGCAGACCAAGGCCGTCGCGGAATGGCTTTCGCTTGAGTCGGTTGGAACCACCATGGATAACCTTGGTGCCGAAACTGTCGCAGAACTGCCAATTCAAGCCCCTTCACCACCACGTCAGCACTCCATCGCCACCTACCTAGACCGTGAGACGAAGCGGATAGATGAGTTGGTCAGCGTCAAAGAAAGACTTCTGGAGCTGGTCGCAGAGAAACGACGGGCCCTCATCACCCGAGCCGTCACTCGCGGACTTAACCCCAAGGCCGCACTGCGCGACTCCGGCATCCCGTGGCTTGGGGCCATCCCGGAACATTGGCAAGTGGAACGTTCCAAATGGCTCTTCACAGAGCGCGACGAACGATCCTCAACAGGCGAGGAGGAAATGCTCACGGTTTCCCATCTCACTGGGGTCACCCCAAGGGCAGAGAAGGATGTGAATATGTTTGAGGCAGAAACCACCGAAGGCTACAAACTCTGTCAACCCAATGACCTGGTCATCAACACGCTCTGGGCTTGGATGGGTGCCATGGGAACTGCACGAGCACCTGGCATGGTCAGCCCAGCCTACCATGTCTACACTCCAGGCGATCGACTAGACTCTGACTATGTGGATGCTCTGGTCCGTATACCCATTTTTGCACAAGAGGCGATCCGATTCTCCAAAGGCGTATGGTCCTCACGGCTTCGGCTGTATCCGGAAGGTCTCTATGAAATCTGGTTCCCGGTTCCCCCACTAGAAGAACAACGCGCCATCGTCACCCACATCGCCAGGGAAACTGCCAAACTCGATGCCCTGCGCGCCAGTGCGGAGCGAACCATCGCCCTGCTGAAGGAGCGCCGCGCCGCCCTCATCTCCGCCGCGGTGACGGGGAAGATTGCCATTCCTGACTCCATCGACTAA
- a CDS encoding AAA family ATPase produces the protein MRIVSIQIDNFRGIKHLGLEFDPRFTLLVGDNGSGKTSILSALSVALGIWHVSKIVSGAKQWRNIMDHEVHEVLGRDENGQRQFQPAGPVQITATGSIGDRSAHAWTRRKRARKSRTVDQWATQTVTDIQAALAAREQRQEALPLLAYYGAGRAWLPSNERELADLSGDLKSRPEDGYYDCLSERIRVKDVIKWFVLQAAKRDESGQFKPAFEAVRLALKRGIPGIDEIYWDHLKGEVVVSIHGKPQPFTNLSHGQMTMAATLADMAIRAVSLNSHLLGNGGGSAHPEQLLDQTPGVVLIDEVDVHLHPEWQRSVIKDFTGTFPKVQFICSSHSPQVFGELPKDQILVHSATTGDWHHPSRSFGVDSSRILDEEMDASSANPELLLKKSELAQIIDKEDFTQAEKMITELSQTVGENDPDLTRARTLISFLQDTK, from the coding sequence ATGAGAATCGTCTCTATTCAGATCGACAACTTTCGAGGCATCAAGCATCTCGGTTTGGAGTTCGATCCCCGGTTCACGCTCCTGGTAGGCGACAACGGATCTGGCAAGACCAGCATTCTCAGTGCGCTTTCCGTCGCCCTCGGCATCTGGCATGTCAGCAAAATCGTCAGCGGGGCCAAGCAGTGGCGGAACATCATGGACCATGAGGTGCATGAGGTGCTGGGACGAGATGAGAACGGACAGCGGCAATTTCAGCCAGCCGGACCCGTCCAGATCACCGCCACAGGCAGCATCGGTGACCGGTCTGCACACGCATGGACGCGAAGAAAACGGGCGAGGAAGTCGCGAACGGTGGACCAGTGGGCGACACAAACCGTCACAGACATTCAAGCAGCTCTCGCCGCCAGAGAACAGAGGCAGGAGGCCCTGCCCCTGCTGGCCTACTATGGCGCTGGAAGAGCCTGGCTGCCGTCCAATGAACGGGAGCTGGCCGACCTCTCGGGTGACCTGAAGAGCAGGCCCGAGGACGGCTACTATGATTGCCTCAGCGAGAGGATCCGTGTCAAGGATGTGATCAAGTGGTTCGTGCTTCAGGCGGCGAAGCGGGATGAGTCCGGCCAGTTCAAACCCGCCTTTGAAGCCGTAAGGCTGGCCTTGAAGCGAGGCATCCCTGGGATTGACGAAATTTACTGGGACCACCTCAAAGGAGAGGTGGTGGTCAGCATTCACGGGAAGCCACAGCCCTTCACCAACCTGAGCCACGGCCAGATGACGATGGCCGCCACCCTCGCAGACATGGCCATTCGCGCTGTTTCCCTGAACTCCCACCTTCTGGGAAATGGCGGCGGCAGCGCCCACCCGGAACAACTCCTGGATCAGACTCCCGGGGTAGTGCTCATCGACGAAGTGGACGTGCATTTGCATCCGGAATGGCAGCGCAGTGTCATCAAAGACTTCACTGGCACATTTCCAAAAGTCCAATTCATCTGTTCTTCCCACTCGCCCCAGGTTTTCGGAGAGTTGCCAAAGGATCAAATCCTGGTGCACTCCGCCACGACGGGTGACTGGCACCATCCGTCACGCAGTTTTGGCGTGGATTCCAGCAGGATACTTGACGAGGAAATGGACGCATCTTCAGCGAATCCCGAACTCCTCCTGAAAAAAAGTGAGCTTGCTCAAATCATCGACAAAGAGGACTTCACTCAAGCGGAGAAGATGATTACTGAGCTCTCCCAAACAGTGGGAGAGAACGATCCAGACCTCACACGCGCCCGCACCCTAATCAGCTTCCTTCAAGACACCAAATGA
- a CDS encoding type I restriction endonuclease subunit R — translation MKPKSTSELAFESVIEAHLLRHGYQSLGGASFDRDLALFPEEVLAFIRETQPKVWEKLEQLHGKKTGEQIIRDLAKWMDSHGCLATLRHGFKCYGRTLRVAYFKAAHGLNPELEQQYAQNRLCITRQLHYSARSENSLDVVLSLNGIPLVTMELKNALTGQTVEEAKRQYCKDRDPREPIFEFKRRTLVHFAADTDTVFMTTRLAKEATHFLPFNQGCEGGQGNPPDPDGRNYRTAYLWEEVLERESLLELLAVFLHLQIEDKRTEDGRMVQKETMIFPRYHQRQCVKSLVNAARAEGPGHNYLIENSAGSGKSNTIGWLAHRLASLHNSSDERVFQSVIVITDRLVLDQQLQDTIYQFEHRQGVVQKIDESSRQLAEALENEVPIIITTMQKFPFVSRQLLKLAEKRGESGNGVLTTRNCAVIIDEAHSSQSGETATEVKEVLGGDELRRQAVERAAEEGLTNLEELCRSMAKRGRQKSLSFFAFTATPKFKTLAVFGREGQPFHRYTMRQAIEEQFIMDVLKSYTTYKAYFKLVRASEADPNVERKKAAKALARFLRLHPVNVSQKTEIMVEHFQAVTRHKIGGKAKAMVVTGSRLEAVRYKESFDRYIKAKGYAIKSLVAFSGVVEDDKFPGKTYTEEGMNEGVKEKELPEKFAGHDYQVLLVAEKYQTGFDQPLLHTMFVDKRLSGIQAVQTLSRLNRIHPQKEDTFVLDFVNDRQEIFEAFKQFYDGAEMGEPVEPSRLYELKAELDASGIYLAAEVERFCAVFFLPKARQSANDHQAMNAALDPAVQRFTTLRKADEDEAENWRSKLAALRNLYSFLSQIIPYQDSDLEKLYTYLRHLSPKLPKRGTGPAYVFDDDVRLEYYRLQKISEGSISLATGRAKPLDGPGEVGTGVVREEPVKLSKLIDLLNDRFGTDFTEADQLFFDQIMESAMTDETLHQAAKVNSEDKFKIVFNTALENLFVERLDQNEEIVARVMNEQSFRKQIAQWMAEEVYRKIRPQKSVRYENPAPRKKTKTALKS, via the coding sequence ATGAAGCCCAAATCCACCTCCGAGCTCGCCTTCGAGTCCGTGATCGAGGCCCACCTGCTACGCCACGGCTACCAGTCGCTAGGTGGAGCCAGCTTTGACCGTGATCTGGCGTTGTTTCCTGAAGAAGTGCTCGCCTTCATCCGGGAGACACAGCCCAAGGTCTGGGAGAAGCTGGAGCAACTGCACGGGAAGAAGACCGGGGAGCAGATCATCCGGGATCTGGCAAAGTGGATGGACTCCCACGGCTGCCTGGCGACGCTGCGGCATGGCTTCAAATGCTACGGGCGCACCTTGCGCGTGGCTTATTTCAAAGCAGCACACGGGCTCAATCCGGAACTGGAACAACAGTATGCGCAAAACCGCCTGTGCATCACCCGCCAGCTTCACTACAGCGCCCGAAGCGAAAACTCCCTGGATGTGGTGCTGAGCCTCAACGGGATTCCATTGGTGACGATGGAACTCAAGAACGCCCTGACGGGCCAGACGGTGGAAGAGGCGAAACGCCAGTACTGCAAGGACCGGGACCCGCGCGAGCCCATCTTTGAATTCAAGCGGCGGACGCTGGTCCACTTCGCCGCGGACACGGACACCGTCTTCATGACGACGCGTCTGGCCAAGGAGGCGACGCACTTTCTCCCCTTCAACCAAGGCTGCGAGGGTGGCCAGGGCAACCCGCCTGATCCGGACGGACGAAACTACCGCACCGCTTACCTTTGGGAAGAGGTGCTGGAGCGGGAAAGTCTGTTGGAGTTGCTGGCGGTCTTCCTCCACCTGCAAATCGAAGACAAGCGTACGGAAGATGGGCGAATGGTGCAGAAGGAGACGATGATCTTTCCCCGCTATCACCAGCGGCAGTGCGTGAAATCGCTGGTGAACGCCGCACGAGCCGAGGGCCCGGGGCACAACTACCTCATCGAGAACTCGGCTGGCAGCGGCAAAAGCAACACCATAGGGTGGCTGGCCCATCGTCTGGCCTCTCTGCACAACTCGAGCGACGAACGCGTGTTTCAATCCGTCATCGTCATCACGGACCGGCTGGTGCTCGATCAGCAGCTTCAGGACACGATTTATCAGTTCGAGCATCGCCAGGGCGTGGTGCAGAAGATCGACGAAAGCTCCCGCCAGCTTGCCGAGGCACTGGAAAATGAGGTGCCCATCATCATCACGACGATGCAGAAGTTTCCTTTCGTTTCCCGACAGCTGCTCAAGCTGGCGGAGAAACGGGGGGAATCGGGCAACGGAGTGCTGACCACGCGCAACTGCGCTGTGATCATTGACGAAGCTCACAGCTCGCAATCCGGCGAGACCGCCACAGAGGTGAAAGAGGTGCTGGGAGGTGACGAACTGCGCAGGCAGGCCGTCGAACGCGCCGCTGAGGAAGGACTGACCAACCTGGAAGAACTCTGCCGCAGCATGGCAAAACGCGGGCGGCAGAAGAGCCTGAGCTTCTTCGCCTTCACCGCAACACCCAAGTTCAAAACGCTGGCCGTCTTTGGGCGGGAAGGGCAACCCTTTCACCGCTACACCATGCGGCAGGCCATTGAGGAGCAGTTCATCATGGACGTGCTCAAGAGCTACACGACGTACAAAGCCTACTTCAAGCTCGTGCGTGCGTCTGAGGCCGACCCGAACGTGGAACGCAAGAAGGCTGCAAAGGCACTGGCACGGTTCCTCCGGCTGCATCCGGTGAATGTCAGCCAGAAGACCGAGATCATGGTGGAGCACTTTCAGGCCGTGACACGCCACAAGATCGGCGGGAAGGCCAAGGCCATGGTGGTGACCGGCTCCCGGCTGGAGGCGGTGCGGTACAAGGAAAGTTTTGACCGTTACATCAAGGCCAAAGGCTACGCCATCAAATCACTCGTAGCCTTCTCCGGCGTGGTGGAGGACGACAAATTCCCCGGCAAAACCTACACCGAGGAAGGGATGAACGAGGGCGTAAAGGAAAAGGAACTGCCGGAGAAGTTCGCCGGCCACGACTATCAGGTGCTCCTGGTGGCAGAGAAGTACCAGACTGGGTTCGACCAGCCGCTGCTCCACACCATGTTCGTGGACAAACGACTCTCTGGCATTCAGGCGGTGCAGACCCTCTCACGTCTCAACCGAATTCATCCCCAGAAGGAAGACACCTTCGTTCTGGACTTCGTCAATGATCGCCAGGAGATCTTCGAAGCCTTCAAGCAATTCTATGATGGGGCAGAGATGGGCGAGCCGGTGGAACCGTCCCGCCTCTATGAACTCAAAGCGGAACTGGATGCTTCCGGCATCTATCTGGCTGCCGAGGTGGAGCGCTTTTGCGCAGTGTTCTTCCTGCCAAAAGCACGCCAGAGCGCAAATGATCATCAAGCCATGAACGCCGCTCTCGACCCGGCGGTGCAGCGCTTCACCACCCTCCGCAAAGCCGATGAGGACGAGGCGGAAAACTGGCGCAGCAAGCTGGCTGCCCTCCGGAATCTGTATTCCTTCCTCAGCCAGATCATCCCTTATCAAGATTCCGATCTGGAAAAGCTCTACACTTACCTGCGGCATCTCTCCCCCAAACTGCCCAAGCGGGGTACAGGCCCGGCATACGTGTTCGATGACGACGTCCGCCTCGAATACTACCGGCTGCAGAAGATCAGTGAAGGGTCCATTTCTCTGGCCACTGGCAGGGCCAAACCGCTCGACGGCCCTGGCGAGGTCGGCACGGGGGTAGTGCGGGAAGAGCCGGTGAAACTCTCCAAGCTGATCGACCTGCTCAATGATCGCTTCGGCACTGATTTCACCGAGGCGGACCAGCTCTTCTTCGACCAGATCATGGAATCCGCCATGACCGATGAAACGCTGCATCAAGCGGCAAAGGTCAACTCTGAGGACAAGTTCAAGATCGTCTTCAACACCGCCTTGGAAAACCTCTTTGTCGAACGTCTCGACCAGAACGAGGAAATAGTTGCACGAGTGATGAACGAGCAGTCGTTCCGCAAGCAAATCGCTCAATGGATGGCGGAAGAAGTCTATCGGAAGATTCGACCCCAAAAATCAGTGAGGTACGAGAATCCTGCTCCGAGAAAGAAAACCAAGACAGCTCTCAAAAGCTGA
- a CDS encoding L,D-transpeptidase family protein: protein MKSTVLSALAGLFLLASCTTPPAENLGANYLAGLGGPVPTAPQQLGVAEPVSYWDDDGSQGESYIVVDLRRQVAEFYRAGHVIGVAAISSGTEMRATPSGDYKILEKDIDHVSSSYGHVEDSAGNAVNNDATPRSPVPPGCKYVPAPMNFFMRLTWDGVGMHQGYLPGYPASHGCIRMDRNVVPKFYENAYVGMPVKVIR, encoded by the coding sequence ATGAAATCCACCGTCCTCTCTGCACTTGCCGGCCTTTTCCTGCTCGCCTCCTGCACCACACCCCCTGCGGAAAACCTGGGGGCCAACTATCTGGCTGGCCTGGGCGGCCCCGTGCCGACCGCGCCTCAGCAGCTCGGCGTGGCAGAGCCCGTGTCGTACTGGGATGACGATGGCTCCCAGGGGGAGAGCTACATCGTGGTGGATCTGCGCCGCCAGGTGGCCGAGTTCTACCGGGCGGGTCATGTGATCGGGGTGGCCGCCATCTCCTCAGGTACGGAAATGCGGGCGACCCCGTCTGGGGACTACAAGATTCTGGAGAAAGACATCGACCACGTGTCCTCCTCCTACGGCCATGTGGAGGACTCCGCTGGCAACGCCGTGAACAATGACGCCACGCCCCGCTCTCCCGTACCCCCTGGCTGCAAGTATGTGCCCGCGCCCATGAATTTTTTCATGCGTCTGACGTGGGACGGGGTGGGCATGCACCAGGGGTACCTCCCCGGCTATCCCGCCTCTCACGGTTGCATCCGCATGGACCGCAACGTGGTGCCCAAGTTCTATGAGAACGCCTACGTGGGCATGCCGGTGAAGGTGATCCGCTAG
- a CDS encoding glycosyltransferase family 2 protein: protein MPKFKEVLLKRYMDLVARRAGGASAGATVDGESSKEDLEKEVARLLGLLEERNQLITRLEETDQKREQLWSQMREKWALKKKEAQKVHRRNNVFRKLLRRRRHAIRELAQRLRSTENVLVNFYTSPHLMPSYDATAPLPGGISDSLIRRALAWVPSLESLIWTHWMRLGVLKQFEARPMQFDTIPKPKLPVEQLPKISIVTPSYNQAVYLDETMRSLLEQNYPHLEYIIMDGGSTDASVEVIMKYESRLAHWQSARDGGQADAVRQGLLKATGDIMAWLNSDDLILPGTLAYVADYFARHPEVDVVYGHRLVINERSYEVARWVLPVHDAELLLWADFIPQETCFWRRSIYEKIGGMDPSFQFALDWDLLLRLQKAGARMVRLPYFTGAFRMHSEQKNAVTINTDGYKEMQLLRERELGREFNRGGLARRVNRAQFKALISTLLMRVGIRW from the coding sequence ATGCCGAAATTTAAAGAAGTCTTGCTCAAACGTTACATGGACCTCGTGGCCCGCCGCGCTGGTGGTGCCTCCGCAGGGGCAACCGTGGACGGGGAATCGAGCAAGGAGGACCTGGAGAAAGAGGTCGCAAGGTTGCTGGGCCTGCTGGAAGAGAGGAACCAGCTCATTACCCGGCTGGAGGAAACGGATCAAAAGCGGGAGCAACTGTGGTCACAGATGCGGGAGAAGTGGGCGCTGAAGAAGAAAGAGGCCCAGAAGGTGCACCGGCGGAACAACGTCTTTCGCAAGCTCCTCCGCAGGCGTCGCCATGCGATTCGTGAGCTGGCGCAGCGGCTGCGCAGCACGGAGAACGTGCTGGTGAACTTCTACACCTCGCCGCACCTCATGCCCTCGTATGATGCCACGGCCCCGCTGCCAGGCGGCATTTCCGACTCGCTCATCCGGCGGGCATTGGCGTGGGTGCCCTCATTGGAGAGCCTCATCTGGACGCATTGGATGCGCCTGGGCGTGCTGAAGCAGTTCGAGGCCCGGCCCATGCAGTTCGACACCATCCCGAAGCCCAAGCTCCCCGTCGAGCAACTGCCCAAGATCAGCATCGTCACCCCGTCGTACAATCAGGCGGTGTACCTGGATGAGACGATGCGGAGCCTGCTGGAGCAGAACTATCCGCACCTGGAGTACATCATCATGGATGGCGGCTCCACGGATGCCTCGGTGGAGGTCATCATGAAGTACGAGTCCCGCCTGGCCCACTGGCAGAGCGCGCGGGATGGCGGGCAGGCAGACGCGGTGCGTCAGGGCCTGCTGAAGGCCACGGGGGACATCATGGCCTGGCTGAATTCCGACGACCTCATCCTGCCCGGCACCCTGGCCTATGTGGCAGACTATTTTGCCCGGCATCCTGAGGTGGATGTGGTCTATGGGCACCGCCTCGTCATCAATGAGCGCAGCTATGAGGTCGCCCGCTGGGTGCTGCCGGTGCACGATGCAGAGCTCCTCCTGTGGGCAGACTTCATTCCCCAGGAGACCTGCTTCTGGCGGCGCAGCATCTATGAGAAGATCGGCGGCATGGATCCGAGCTTCCAGTTTGCGCTGGACTGGGACCTCCTCCTGCGGCTGCAAAAGGCCGGTGCCCGGATGGTGCGGCTGCCGTACTTCACCGGTGCCTTCCGCATGCACAGCGAGCAGAAAAACGCCGTCACCATCAACACGGACGGGTACAAGGAAATGCAGCTCCTCCGCGAACGTGAGCTGGGGCGTGAGTTCAACCGCGGTGGACTGGCGCGCCGGGTGAACCGGGCGCAGTTCAAAGCCCTGATCTCCACGCTGCTCATGAGGGTGGGCATTCGCTGGTAG